From Pseudomonas sp. LS1212, the proteins below share one genomic window:
- the imm45 gene encoding Imm45 family immunity protein gives MGEYFKLIAVEGDFVLRGSILRVPGKWPYEKCVDFMIFETQDEDRPYGLMISSGYKAGLILIRLPKEGCLDGGGVSKAWLISNWDKWVYPDCDVADVYLIDGYKPDSIV, from the coding sequence ATGGGAGAATATTTTAAGTTGATTGCGGTTGAGGGGGATTTTGTTTTGCGCGGAAGTATATTGAGGGTTCCTGGGAAGTGGCCTTATGAAAAGTGTGTTGATTTTATGATTTTTGAAACGCAGGATGAAGATAGGCCATATGGGTTGATGATAAGTTCAGGATATAAAGCTGGGCTGATATTGATTCGTCTTCCCAAAGAAGGCTGTTTGGATGGTGGTGGAGTAAGTAAGGCTTGGTTGATTTCTAATTGGGATAAGTGGGTTTATCCGGATTGCGATGTTGCAGATGTTTATCTGATTGATGGGTATAAGCCTGATTCAATTGTTTGA
- the purN gene encoding phosphoribosylglycinamide formyltransferase, whose amino-acid sequence MPATCDVVVLLSGTGSNLQALIDNLQAGDSPARIGAVISNRADAYGLQRARDAGIEARVLDHKGFEGREAFDAALMELIDGFNPKLVVLAGFMRILSADFVRHYQGRLLNIHPSLLPKYKGLHTHQRALEAGDHEHGCSVHFVTEELDGGPLVVQAVIPVELDDTPETLAQRVHTQEHQIYPLAVRWFAEGRLSLGDQGALLDGQPLAASGHLIRP is encoded by the coding sequence ATGCCCGCAACCTGTGATGTAGTGGTGCTGCTGTCGGGCACCGGCAGCAACCTGCAGGCGCTGATCGACAACCTCCAGGCCGGGGACAGCCCGGCCCGCATCGGCGCGGTGATCTCCAACCGCGCTGACGCCTACGGCCTGCAACGTGCCCGCGATGCGGGCATCGAGGCCCGGGTGCTCGATCACAAGGGGTTCGAGGGTCGCGAGGCCTTCGACGCCGCCCTGATGGAACTGATCGACGGCTTCAATCCAAAGCTTGTCGTGCTGGCCGGGTTCATGCGCATTCTAAGCGCCGACTTCGTCCGTCATTATCAGGGCCGCCTGCTGAACATCCACCCTTCCCTGCTGCCCAAATACAAAGGCCTGCACACCCATCAACGGGCGCTGGAAGCCGGCGACCACGAGCATGGCTGCAGCGTGCACTTCGTCACCGAGGAACTCGATGGCGGACCGCTGGTCGTACAAGCTGTAATACCGGTAGAGTTGGACGACACACCAGAGACCCTGGCACAGCGGGTTCATACCCAGGAACATCAGATTTACCCGCTGGCCGTACGCTGGTTCGCCGAAGGCCGTTTGAGCCTCGGCGATCAAGGTGCACTATTGGATGGCCAGCCCCTGGCGGCCAGCGGCCACTTGATTCGACCCTAG
- the purM gene encoding phosphoribosylformylglycinamidine cyclo-ligase, with the protein MSKQPSLSYKDAGVDIDAGEALVERIKSVAKRTARPEVMGGLGGFGALCEIPAGYKQPVLVSGTDGVGTKLRLALNLNKHDSIGIDLVAMCVNDLVVCGAEPLFFLDYYATGKLNVDTAAQVVTGIGAGCELSGCSLVGGETAEMPGMYEGEDYDLAGFCVGVVEKAEIIDGSKVATGDALIALPSSGPHSNGYSLIRKIIEVSGADIENIQLDGKPLTDLLMAPTRIYVKPLLKLIKDTGAVKAMAHITGGGLLDNIPRVLPKGAQAVVDVASWQRPAVFDWLQEKGNVDETEMHRVLNCGVGMVICVAQDQVDTALNVLREAGEQPWVIGQIGVAAEGAAQVELKNLKAH; encoded by the coding sequence ATGAGCAAGCAACCCTCCCTGAGCTACAAGGACGCCGGTGTAGACATCGACGCCGGTGAAGCATTGGTCGAACGCATCAAGAGCGTCGCCAAGCGTACTGCGCGCCCGGAAGTCATGGGCGGCCTGGGCGGTTTTGGCGCCCTCTGTGAAATCCCGGCCGGCTACAAACAGCCGGTTCTGGTCTCCGGTACCGACGGCGTCGGCACCAAGCTGCGCCTGGCGCTGAACCTGAACAAGCACGACAGCATCGGCATCGATCTGGTCGCCATGTGCGTCAACGACCTGGTGGTATGCGGCGCCGAGCCGCTGTTCTTCCTCGACTACTACGCCACCGGCAAGCTCAACGTCGACACCGCGGCCCAGGTCGTTACCGGCATCGGCGCCGGTTGCGAACTGTCCGGCTGCTCGCTGGTGGGCGGTGAAACCGCTGAAATGCCCGGCATGTACGAAGGCGAAGACTACGACCTGGCCGGCTTCTGCGTCGGCGTGGTGGAAAAGGCCGAGATCATCGACGGCTCCAAAGTCGCGACCGGTGACGCACTGATCGCCCTGCCATCGTCCGGCCCGCACTCCAACGGTTACTCGCTGATCCGCAAGATCATCGAAGTCTCCGGTGCCGACATCGAGAACATCCAGCTCGACGGCAAGCCGCTGACCGACCTGCTGATGGCCCCGACCCGCATCTACGTCAAGCCGCTGCTCAAGCTGATCAAGGATACCGGCGCGGTCAAGGCCATGGCCCACATCACCGGTGGCGGCCTGCTCGACAACATCCCGCGGGTACTGCCAAAAGGCGCCCAGGCCGTGGTCGACGTGGCCAGCTGGCAACGTCCGGCAGTCTTCGACTGGCTGCAAGAGAAAGGCAATGTCGATGAAACCGAGATGCACCGCGTGCTGAACTGCGGCGTCGGCATGGTCATCTGCGTGGCCCAGGACCAGGTCGACACGGCCCTGAACGTATTGCGCGAAGCCGGTGAGCAACCATGGGTCATCGGCCAGATCGGCGTCGCCGCCGAAGGCGCAGCCCAGGTCGAGCTGAAAAACCTCAAGGCGCACTGA
- a CDS encoding DUF3108 domain-containing protein yields MRRALLFAVALLALPVHAADLKPFSASYTADWKQLPMSGTAERSLKETGSGVWTLSFKASMMIASLTEVSTLRVDKDVLMPQSYHFERGGLGKAKKVDLDFDWSSKKVTGTDRGDAVNLPLNRGILDKSTYQLALQHDVALGKKSISYQVVDGDEVDTYDFRVLGTETVETKAGKVDAIKVERVRDPTQSKRITVLWFAKDWDYLLVRLQQVETDGKEYNIMLQDGTVDGKAVKGN; encoded by the coding sequence ATGCGTCGCGCCCTGCTTTTCGCTGTCGCTCTGCTCGCACTGCCCGTACACGCGGCGGACCTGAAGCCCTTCTCCGCCAGCTACACCGCCGACTGGAAGCAGCTGCCCATGAGCGGCACCGCCGAACGCAGCCTGAAAGAAACCGGCAGCGGCGTCTGGACCTTGAGCTTCAAGGCCTCGATGATGATTGCCAGCCTGACCGAAGTCAGCACCCTGCGCGTCGACAAAGATGTACTGATGCCACAGTCCTACCACTTCGAACGTGGCGGCCTGGGCAAGGCCAAGAAAGTCGACCTGGATTTCGACTGGTCATCGAAAAAGGTCACCGGCACCGACCGCGGCGATGCCGTCAATCTGCCGCTCAACCGTGGCATCCTCGACAAATCGACTTACCAGCTGGCCCTGCAACATGACGTTGCCCTGGGCAAGAAGAGCATCAGCTACCAGGTGGTCGACGGTGACGAAGTCGACACCTACGACTTCCGCGTACTGGGCACGGAAACCGTCGAGACCAAGGCCGGCAAGGTCGATGCGATCAAGGTCGAGCGCGTGCGTGACCCGACGCAAAGCAAGCGCATCACCGTGCTTTGGTTCGCCAAGGACTGGGACTACCTGCTGGTCCGCCTGCAACAGGTCGAGACTGACGGCAAGGAGTACAACATCATGCTTCAGGACGGTACAGTTGATGGCAAGGCTGTGAAAGGCAACTGA